The Lycium barbarum isolate Lr01 chromosome 9, ASM1917538v2, whole genome shotgun sequence genome has a segment encoding these proteins:
- the LOC132609014 gene encoding dormancy-associated protein 2-like, whose translation MGSKAFMVLGIVLAILLVITSEVAARDLPQSSTTSQDDGPGNELNDAKFLDVVLPRQRGVGLPGLGGPGLPGGMGGGGFGGGFGGSRGGGYGGYPRGGYDGYYPGGGYGGYRGGGWYGGWPLN comes from the exons atggGATCAAAGGCATTTATGGTTCTAGGCATTGTTTTGGCTATTTTACTTGTGATAACCTCAGAGGTTGCAGCTAGGGATTTGCCTCAGAGCTCCACCACTTCTCAGGACGACG GACCGGGAAATGAGTTAAATGACGCCAAATTTCTAGATGTAGTTCTTCCAAGACAAAGAGGAGTCGGACTTCCAGGACTAGGAGGACCGGGACTTCCAGGAGGAATGGGAGGAGGTGGTTTTGGAGGAGGATTTGGTGGTAGCCGTGGTGGTGGATATGGTGGTTATCCAAGAGGAGGATATGATGGATATTATCCTGGTGGTGGTTATGGAGGATATCGTGGAGGTGGTTGGTATGGAGGATGGCCTCTCAACTAA